Proteins from a single region of Hyphomicrobiales bacterium:
- a CDS encoding CTP synthase → MARFIFITGGVVSSLGKGLASAALGALLQARGYRVRLCKLDPYLNVDPGTMSPYQHGEVFVTDDGAETDLDLGHYERFTGRPCSRADNITTGRIYRDILARERRGDYLGATVQVIPHVTDAIKSFVRAGNDEVDFVLVEIGGTVGDIEGLPFFEAIRQLGNELPRGQSVFIHLTLIPFIPAAGELKTKPTQHSVKELRSIGIQPDILLCRCDRPVPPEERRKIALFCNVRPSAVIQALDVRSIYDVPIAYHREGLDGEVLSAFGIADAPPPDLRRWDEISARIANPEGEVTIAIVGKYTSLKDAYKSLIEALVHGGIANRVRVRIEWIASEIFEQEDPAPYLEHVHGILVPGGFGERGSEGKILAAKFARERQVPYFGICFGMQMACIEAARNLAGIDGASSTEFGATGEPVVGEMREWMRGDQLEQRRAGGDLGGTMRLGAYEAELAGNSKIAAIYGATRILERHRHRYEVNTGYRERLERAGLCFTGMSPDGLLPETVEYPDHPWFIGVQFHPELKSRPFEPHPLFASFIEAALRQSRLV, encoded by the coding sequence CATATTCATAACCGGCGGCGTGGTTTCCTCGCTTGGCAAGGGCCTCGCCTCGGCGGCACTCGGGGCCTTGCTCCAGGCGCGCGGCTATCGCGTGCGCCTCTGCAAGCTCGATCCCTATCTCAACGTCGATCCGGGCACGATGAGCCCCTATCAGCACGGCGAGGTGTTCGTCACCGACGACGGGGCCGAGACGGACCTCGATCTGGGGCATTACGAGCGCTTCACGGGCCGCCCTTGCTCGCGGGCGGACAACATCACGACGGGGCGCATCTACAGGGACATCCTGGCGCGCGAGCGGCGCGGCGACTACCTCGGCGCGACGGTCCAGGTCATTCCGCACGTCACCGATGCCATCAAGTCGTTCGTCCGGGCCGGCAACGACGAGGTCGATTTCGTGCTGGTCGAAATCGGCGGCACGGTCGGGGACATCGAGGGGCTTCCCTTTTTCGAGGCGATCCGCCAGCTCGGCAACGAGTTGCCTCGTGGGCAGTCGGTGTTCATCCACCTGACGCTGATCCCGTTCATTCCGGCGGCGGGCGAACTCAAGACAAAGCCGACGCAGCACTCGGTCAAGGAACTGCGCTCGATCGGCATCCAGCCGGATATCCTGCTCTGCCGCTGTGATCGGCCGGTGCCGCCGGAGGAACGGCGTAAGATCGCGCTTTTCTGCAATGTGCGCCCCTCGGCTGTCATCCAGGCGCTCGACGTGCGCAGCATCTACGACGTGCCCATCGCCTACCATCGCGAGGGGTTGGACGGGGAGGTGCTCTCCGCTTTCGGGATTGCCGACGCGCCACCACCTGATCTGCGGCGCTGGGATGAAATCTCCGCGCGGATCGCCAACCCCGAGGGCGAGGTGACGATCGCCATCGTCGGGAAATACACCAGCCTCAAGGACGCCTACAAATCCCTGATCGAAGCGCTCGTACACGGCGGCATCGCCAACCGGGTGCGCGTCAGGATCGAATGGATCGCGAGCGAGATTTTCGAGCAAGAGGACCCGGCCCCCTACCTCGAGCACGTGCACGGCATCCTGGTGCCGGGCGGCTTCGGTGAACGCGGCTCGGAGGGCAAGATCCTCGCCGCCAAGTTCGCGCGCGAGCGCCAGGTGCCGTATTTCGGCATCTGCTTCGGTATGCAGATGGCCTGCATCGAGGCGGCGCGAAATCTCGCAGGCATCGACGGCGCGAGTTCAACCGAGTTTGGTGCGACCGGCGAACCGGTGGTCGGCGAAATGCGCGAATGGATGCGCGGCGATCAGCTCGAGCAGCGCCGCGCGGGCGGGGACCTCGGCGGCACCATGCGGCTCGGCGCGTACGAGGCCGAACTCGCCGGCAATTCCAAGATCGCCGCCATCTACGGCGCGACGCGGATCCTCGAGCGCCACCGCCACCGCTACGAGGTCAACACCGGTTACCGGGAGCGCCTCGAGCGCGCCGGTCTCTGCTTCACCGGCATGTCGCCCGACGGTCTGCTACCGGAGACGGTCGAATACCCGGACCACCCCTGGTTCATCGGAGTCCAGTTCCACCCGGAGCTGAAATCGCGCCCGTTCGAGCCGCATCCGCTCTTTGCCAGCTTCATCGAGGCGGCGCTGCGCCAGTCGCGACTCGTCTGA